In one window of Spartinivicinus marinus DNA:
- the ltrA gene encoding group II intron reverse transcriptase/maturase — translation MAKSFNITKHEVWNAYLAVKANKGSAGIDKQTIADFDVNLKNNLYKIWNRMSSGSYFPPPVRRVEIPKSNGKVRPLGIPTISDRIAQMVVKNRLEPTVEPFFHRDSYGYRPGKSALDAIAQARQRCWRNNWVLDMDIKGFFDALDHKLVIKAVSRFTQCRWILLYIERWLKADVIMLNGDCVQRERGTPQGGVISPLIANIYLHLTFDNWMQRWFPCIEFERYADDIVVHCRSQQQLLFIEQKIRARFTQCKLELCEEKTKIVYCKDSNRKGDFPVQSFDFLGYTFRPRSARDRQGKFFVSFSPAVSRKALKSMRLKIKEHPIIKSCFSLTIEDLANAINPMIQGWINYYGRFRKSSLSAIYDYINGKLLKWVMRKCKRLKRRKTRAGNWLRALYANKPWLFAHWRVWRWVAE, via the coding sequence TTGGCAAAGTCATTTAACATTACCAAACATGAGGTGTGGAATGCTTATTTAGCTGTGAAAGCCAATAAAGGTTCAGCAGGTATTGATAAGCAAACAATAGCCGATTTTGATGTAAATCTTAAAAACAATCTTTATAAAATATGGAATAGAATGTCATCAGGCAGTTATTTTCCTCCACCTGTACGACGGGTTGAAATACCAAAATCCAATGGAAAAGTAAGGCCATTAGGTATTCCAACTATCTCGGATCGAATTGCACAAATGGTCGTTAAAAATCGACTGGAGCCCACGGTGGAGCCATTCTTTCATCGCGACTCATACGGCTATCGTCCGGGAAAGTCAGCCTTGGATGCAATAGCACAGGCACGTCAACGTTGCTGGAGAAATAACTGGGTTTTAGACATGGACATTAAAGGTTTCTTTGATGCACTTGATCATAAGCTTGTTATAAAAGCGGTATCCAGATTTACACAATGTAGGTGGATATTGTTGTATATTGAGCGTTGGTTAAAAGCCGATGTAATAATGCTTAATGGGGACTGTGTACAACGGGAAAGGGGAACACCACAAGGTGGTGTTATCAGCCCCTTGATAGCCAATATCTATCTTCATTTAACGTTTGATAACTGGATGCAGCGGTGGTTTCCCTGCATAGAGTTTGAACGTTATGCGGATGATATTGTTGTGCACTGTCGTAGCCAACAACAGTTATTATTTATCGAGCAGAAAATTAGGGCGAGATTTACCCAGTGCAAGCTAGAGCTCTGTGAAGAGAAAACCAAGATTGTTTACTGTAAGGATTCAAACCGTAAAGGTGATTTTCCAGTACAAAGTTTTGACTTTTTGGGATACACCTTTAGGCCAAGGAGTGCACGGGACAGGCAAGGTAAATTCTTTGTGAGTTTTTCACCGGCAGTTAGCCGGAAAGCGCTTAAATCAATGAGGCTCAAGATAAAAGAGCATCCCATTATTAAAAGCTGTTTTAGCCTCACAATTGAAGATCTTGCTAATGCTATTAATCCCATGATTCAAGGATGGATAAATTACTACGGTAGATTTAGGAAATCATCATTGTCAGCGATTTATGACTACATCAATGGAAAACTCCTTAAATGGGTGATGCGAAAGTGTAAACGTCTTAAGCGACGTAAAACGCGGGCAGGAAACTGGCTGCGAGCGTTGTATGCTAATAAGCCTTGGTTATTTGCCCATTGGCGAGTTTGGCGTTGGGTGGCTGAATAA
- a CDS encoding IS3 family transposase has product MTRPPTERFFRSYKVEWMPSTFYKNYQESEKDIMQYIKYYNHCWVHSYNGYLTPAAKELLV; this is encoded by the coding sequence TTGACTCGACCCCCAACGGAACGATTTTTTAGAAGTTATAAAGTTGAGTGGATGCCTTCTACTTTTTACAAAAATTACCAAGAGTCTGAAAAAGATATTATGCAGTACATTAAGTATTACAACCACTGCTGGGTTCATAGTTACAATGGTTATTTAACACCTGCAGCTAAAGAGTTACTGGTTTAA
- a CDS encoding IS66 family transposase, translating into MTTTSQPKGKTGKADQALAYIQKLYAIERQLKGKKADERLHIRQTQAKPIIPLCQASCRFY; encoded by the coding sequence TTGACCACAACAAGCCAACCCAAAGGGAAAACGGGTAAAGCGGATCAAGCTCTTGCTTATATTCAAAAACTCTACGCGATTGAACGACAATTAAAGGGAAAGAAGGCTGATGAACGTTTGCATATTCGACAAACACAAGCCAAACCCATTATCCCTCTCTGTCAGGCTAGTTGTCGTTTTTATTAA